From one Streptomyces sp. SCSIO 30461 genomic stretch:
- a CDS encoding PP2C family protein-serine/threonine phosphatase, whose translation MREHDADPPDNAQQLLLTLGRLVDQALERIEFQRARVELAMALQRHMLPPELPRLPGVRIGARYAPSRDGLAVGGDWYDAFLMLDGSLGLAIGDVQGHDAEAVAFMGQVRTSLRALAEATSDPGEVLSRTNDLLISMGFGLFATCCFLRFDPGSRDLAVSRAGHVPMVWAAAGGHSGIALDRGGPPLGILPGERYPVTHRRLTEAGVLVLITDGVVEGPDYPMESGLAEVVRLVRAGFDADPDVLASAVIKVAELTGHRDDAAVLVARYDGTPDESLLADPPGTSAP comes from the coding sequence ATGCGGGAACACGACGCGGACCCGCCCGACAACGCGCAGCAGCTCCTGCTCACCCTCGGGCGCCTCGTCGACCAGGCCCTGGAGCGGATCGAGTTCCAGCGGGCCAGGGTCGAGCTGGCCATGGCGCTCCAGCGCCATATGCTCCCGCCCGAGCTGCCGAGGCTCCCCGGAGTGCGCATCGGCGCCCGCTACGCACCGTCGCGGGACGGGCTCGCCGTGGGGGGTGACTGGTACGACGCCTTCCTGATGCTGGACGGATCGCTCGGACTGGCGATCGGGGACGTCCAGGGGCACGACGCCGAGGCAGTGGCCTTCATGGGCCAGGTACGCACCAGTCTGCGGGCGCTCGCCGAGGCGACGAGCGATCCGGGCGAAGTGCTGAGCCGCACCAACGACCTGCTGATCTCCATGGGCTTCGGACTGTTCGCGACCTGCTGCTTCCTGCGCTTCGATCCGGGCAGCAGAGACCTCGCGGTGTCCCGAGCCGGTCACGTCCCGATGGTGTGGGCAGCTGCCGGCGGCCACTCGGGAATCGCCCTGGACCGCGGCGGCCCGCCGCTCGGCATCCTCCCCGGAGAGCGCTATCCGGTGACGCACCGGAGGCTCACCGAGGCCGGGGTGCTCGTCCTGATCACCGACGGCGTGGTGGAGGGCCCCGACTACCCGATGGAGTCCGGCCTCGCCGAGGTGGTCCGGTTGGTGCGCGCCGGATTCGACGCCGACCCCGACGTGCTGGCCTCCGCCGTGATCAAGGTGGCGGAGCTGACCGGCCACCGCGACGACGCAGCCGTACTGGTCGCCCGCTACGACGGCACTCCCGACGAGAGTCTCCTCGCCGATCCGCCCGGCACCTCGGCCCCGTGA
- a CDS encoding TetR/AcrR family transcriptional regulator: MNSSSTRRQATRAKLYEAAVTLIAEQGFSATTVDEIAERAGVAKGTVYYNFKSKTELFEELLRYGVGLLSSSLQAAAEETEERGGTSVEALDAMVRAGLVFIDRYPAFTQLYVAELWRTNRAWQSTLMVVRQKAVAVVETVLREGVERGELSDEIDVQLTAAALVGMVLVAALDWQAFQPERSIDDVHSALSRLLHGRVSGR; the protein is encoded by the coding sequence ATGAACAGCAGCAGCACCCGGCGGCAGGCGACGCGCGCCAAACTCTACGAAGCGGCCGTCACCCTCATCGCCGAGCAGGGTTTCTCCGCGACGACCGTCGATGAGATCGCCGAGCGGGCGGGCGTCGCCAAGGGCACGGTCTACTACAACTTCAAGAGCAAGACCGAGCTCTTCGAGGAGTTGCTGCGGTACGGGGTCGGCCTGCTCAGCTCGTCCCTCCAGGCCGCGGCGGAGGAGACCGAGGAGCGGGGCGGCACCAGCGTCGAGGCGCTGGACGCCATGGTGCGGGCCGGTCTGGTCTTCATCGACCGCTACCCCGCCTTCACCCAGCTCTACGTCGCCGAGCTCTGGCGCACCAACCGCGCCTGGCAGTCGACGCTGATGGTGGTCCGCCAGAAGGCGGTCGCCGTGGTCGAGACCGTACTGCGGGAGGGCGTCGAGCGTGGTGAGCTGAGCGACGAGATCGACGTGCAGCTCACCGCCGCGGCGCTGGTCGGAATGGTGCTGGTGGCCGCGCTCGACTGGCAGGCGTTCCAGCCGGAGAGGTCGATCGACGATGTCCACTCGGCGCTGTCCCGGCTGCTGCACGGCCGGGTGAGCGGGCGCTGA
- a CDS encoding DUF3040 domain-containing protein produces MPLSEHEQRMLEQMERALYAEDPKFATALEGSGLRTYTRRRVYQAIAGFLVGIALLMAGMVTTVIWISVVGFLVMLGCAVLAVTGWRKAPKPGEQGPGAQQARRQPRQRRSVMDRIEQRWQRRRDEQGH; encoded by the coding sequence GTGCCGCTCTCAGAGCACGAGCAGAGAATGCTCGAGCAGATGGAGCGAGCGCTGTACGCCGAAGATCCCAAGTTCGCGACAGCGCTCGAGGGAAGCGGGCTGCGTACGTACACCCGGCGACGGGTCTACCAAGCGATCGCCGGCTTCCTGGTGGGTATCGCGCTCCTCATGGCCGGAATGGTCACCACAGTGATCTGGATCAGTGTGGTGGGCTTTCTCGTCATGCTCGGTTGCGCGGTCCTCGCAGTCACCGGCTGGCGCAAGGCGCCCAAGCCGGGCGAGCAGGGCCCCGGGGCGCAGCAGGCGCGTCGGCAGCCCAGGCAGCGCCGGTCCGTGATGGACCGGATCGAGCAGCGGTGGCAGCGCCGCCGCGATGAGCAGGGCCACTGA
- a CDS encoding ATP-binding cassette domain-containing protein, whose translation METHGAAVTAENFGLKGPRGWAFRGVGIKAEPGSLIAVEGPSASGRTCLLLALTGRMKPSEGHAEVAGLRLPRKMATVRQVTALGPVQGVSELDPALTVAEHLRERAMLQRRYDGSLRALLRPRGERRAAALARVEEALRTAGLDVEMLPKGNRTSVRDLERLEALRLSIALAMTGRPRLLAVDDIDLKLSDAERAEAWDLLRGIAAQGTTVLVACSQAPDGVVLISTGTQPAEATGTTAADTADTTAPIAPATGKHEVRQGRETRAEGADGTGTDSGSTDASEGSEHAEHASDTREIKDTEDTEEGADDALAETGRA comes from the coding sequence GTGGAAACGCACGGGGCGGCCGTCACCGCCGAGAACTTCGGGCTCAAGGGCCCGCGCGGCTGGGCCTTCCGGGGTGTGGGCATCAAGGCCGAGCCGGGTTCGCTGATCGCGGTCGAGGGCCCGTCGGCCTCGGGCCGCACCTGCCTGCTCCTCGCCCTCACAGGCCGGATGAAACCCTCGGAGGGGCATGCGGAGGTCGCCGGGCTGCGACTGCCGCGGAAGATGGCCACCGTACGTCAGGTCACCGCGCTCGGACCGGTCCAGGGTGTCAGCGAGCTGGACCCCGCGCTCACCGTCGCCGAACACCTGCGGGAGCGCGCGATGCTCCAACGGCGGTACGACGGCTCCCTGCGGGCGCTGCTGCGTCCGCGCGGCGAGCGGCGGGCGGCGGCGCTCGCCCGTGTCGAGGAGGCCCTGCGGACCGCGGGCCTCGACGTGGAGATGCTACCGAAGGGGAACCGCACATCCGTGCGGGATCTGGAGCGCCTGGAGGCACTGCGCCTGTCGATCGCGCTCGCGATGACCGGGCGGCCCCGGCTGCTGGCCGTCGACGACATCGACCTCAAACTCTCCGACGCGGAACGGGCCGAGGCCTGGGATCTGCTGCGCGGCATCGCCGCCCAGGGCACGACCGTCCTCGTGGCGTGCAGCCAGGCGCCGGATGGCGTGGTGCTGATCAGCACCGGGACGCAGCCGGCGGAAGCGACCGGCACGACCGCCGCCGACACGGCGGACACCACCGCCCCGATCGCCCCGGCCACCGGGAAGCACGAGGTCCGCCAGGGCCGCGAGACACGCGCCGAGGGCGCCGACGGCACCGGCACGGACAGCGGGAGCACCGACGCCTCCGAGGGCAGCGAGCACGCCGAGCACGCCTCGGATACCAGGGAAATCAAGGACACCGAAGACACCGAGGAGGGGGCGGACGATGCGCTCGCCGAAACTGGCCGCGCTTGA
- a CDS encoding SAV_6107 family HEPN domain-containing protein: protein MASSYAAAAHRLRTGGPAPSLPGSPLPSQGGPAGDIHPVLRRSSAPPAAVELLAQAHAGLEEAAGLPTPNERYATAHLAALRTAAAVLAVRGRPETNPRRRARIRSAWEVLPETAPELTEWSALFASGARRRARAEAGIQGAASARDADDLLRDAAMFLRLVERMLSLQPVLPTAGAESGAGPGGAATAGPGRPTVDDSASGAAGRGNAAG, encoded by the coding sequence ATGGCCAGCTCCTACGCCGCTGCCGCACACCGGCTCCGCACAGGCGGCCCTGCCCCCTCACTGCCCGGTTCCCCACTGCCCTCGCAGGGTGGTCCGGCGGGCGACATCCATCCCGTCCTGCGGCGCTCGTCCGCGCCGCCCGCCGCCGTCGAACTGCTCGCCCAAGCCCACGCCGGTCTCGAAGAGGCCGCCGGGCTGCCCACGCCCAACGAGCGCTATGCGACCGCCCACCTCGCGGCGCTGCGCACCGCCGCCGCCGTGCTCGCCGTTCGCGGGCGGCCCGAGACCAATCCGCGGCGCAGGGCCCGCATAAGGTCCGCCTGGGAGGTGCTCCCGGAGACAGCCCCCGAGCTCACCGAGTGGAGCGCGTTGTTCGCTTCCGGCGCGCGGCGCAGGGCGCGCGCGGAGGCGGGCATCCAGGGCGCTGCGAGCGCCCGCGACGCCGACGATCTGCTGCGTGACGCGGCCATGTTCCTCCGGCTCGTCGAGCGGATGCTCTCGCTCCAGCCGGTGCTGCCGACCGCCGGTGCGGAGTCCGGGGCCGGCCCCGGCGGAGCGGCGACCGCCGGACCCGGCCGGCCGACGGTGGATGACAGCGCTTCCGGCGCTGCCGGAAGGGGGAATGCCGCGGGGTGA
- a CDS encoding methyltransferase, producing the protein MPDQTRPQRPRTEGGPSRASLRTAVVWDVLKDALDRRSRATGKDALDVLDTGGGSGNFAVPAARLGHRVTVVDPSPNALFALERRAAEADVADRVRGVQGDIHGLFDVVDRSGFDIVLCHGVLEYVDDPAEGVRNTAEALRPGGSLSLLAAGLGGAVLARALAGHFTEARHALADPAGRWGEGDPVPRRFSAEQLADLVAAAGMKVGAVHGVRVFADLVPGVLVDTEPGALEALLKLEEAAAELSAFHAVATQLHVLGEKHA; encoded by the coding sequence GTGCCGGACCAGACGCGCCCCCAGCGGCCCCGCACCGAGGGCGGACCTTCCCGGGCTTCCCTCCGAACCGCTGTGGTCTGGGATGTCCTGAAGGACGCCCTCGACCGCCGCTCCAGGGCGACCGGGAAGGACGCGCTGGACGTCCTGGACACCGGCGGCGGCTCCGGCAATTTCGCCGTGCCCGCCGCCCGCCTGGGACACCGTGTCACCGTCGTCGACCCCAGCCCCAACGCGCTGTTCGCGCTGGAGCGCCGGGCCGCCGAAGCCGATGTCGCCGACCGTGTGCGCGGAGTCCAGGGCGATATCCACGGCCTCTTCGACGTGGTGGACCGGAGCGGTTTCGACATCGTGCTCTGCCACGGTGTGCTGGAGTACGTCGACGACCCCGCCGAGGGCGTGCGGAACACCGCGGAAGCCCTGCGCCCGGGCGGCTCGCTCAGCCTGCTCGCGGCGGGCCTGGGCGGAGCCGTCCTGGCCAGGGCGCTCGCCGGACACTTCACCGAGGCCAGGCACGCACTCGCCGACCCGGCGGGACGCTGGGGCGAGGGCGACCCGGTTCCTCGCCGCTTCTCCGCCGAGCAGCTCGCCGACCTGGTCGCCGCTGCCGGGATGAAGGTCGGTGCCGTGCACGGAGTGCGGGTGTTCGCGGACCTCGTCCCGGGCGTCCTCGTGGACACCGAGCCCGGCGCCCTCGAGGCTCTGCTGAAGCTGGAGGAGGCCGCGGCCGAGCTGTCGGCCTTCCACGCGGTCGCCACCCAGCTCCACGTCCTGGGCGAAAAGCACGCCTGA
- a CDS encoding MASE1 domain-containing protein, whose translation MRKEEVRGHGITVLWILAVAAVYYGAAQLGLLQQLVRGQVTPLWPPTGLALAALLLLGSRVWPGIALGAFLTNVSIGPTPLAVLVIVAGNTLAPIVAYLLLRRAGFRSELDRLRDGLLLVFLGALTGMLISATVGSSVLMISGALAPGSFWPTWSVWWTGDAMGVLVVTPFVLVLRRLRWPADASAVRWAEAVALTLCAIAATMLATQSTSSSLLFLVFPVLIWAAFRFRLAGAAPCALGVSIMAVLASARRTGPFADQDLFASMVTLQAFNGSTALVALLLAAVIAERNETHEEIKRVCKRLEEMVANIEPGNPGNPGNPRGPER comes from the coding sequence GTGCGCAAGGAGGAGGTCCGGGGCCACGGGATCACGGTGCTGTGGATCCTCGCTGTCGCCGCCGTCTACTACGGAGCCGCCCAGCTGGGTCTCCTCCAGCAACTGGTGCGCGGCCAGGTCACCCCCCTGTGGCCGCCGACCGGGCTGGCGCTGGCCGCGCTGCTTCTGCTGGGGTCGCGGGTGTGGCCCGGCATCGCGCTCGGCGCCTTCCTGACCAATGTGTCCATCGGTCCCACTCCGCTCGCCGTCCTGGTGATCGTCGCCGGGAATACCCTGGCGCCGATCGTGGCGTACCTCCTGCTGCGCCGCGCGGGCTTCCGTTCAGAACTCGACCGGCTGCGTGACGGGCTGCTGCTGGTCTTCCTCGGCGCGCTCACCGGAATGCTGATCAGTGCCACGGTGGGCAGCAGTGTGCTGATGATCTCGGGGGCACTGGCTCCCGGCTCCTTCTGGCCGACCTGGTCCGTGTGGTGGACGGGGGACGCGATGGGCGTACTGGTGGTCACGCCGTTCGTGCTGGTGCTGCGCAGACTGCGGTGGCCCGCCGACGCCAGTGCGGTCCGCTGGGCGGAGGCGGTGGCACTGACGCTGTGCGCCATCGCGGCCACGATGCTGGCCACGCAGTCCACGAGTTCATCGCTGCTGTTCCTGGTGTTCCCGGTGCTGATCTGGGCGGCGTTCCGGTTCCGGTTGGCGGGTGCGGCGCCGTGCGCACTCGGCGTCTCGATCATGGCGGTACTCGCCTCCGCGCGGCGTACCGGTCCGTTCGCGGATCAGGACCTGTTCGCCAGCATGGTCACGCTCCAGGCGTTCAACGGCTCCACGGCGCTGGTGGCCCTGCTGCTCGCGGCAGTCATTGCGGAGCGGAACGAGACCCATGAGGAGATCAAACGGGTCTGCAAGCGGCTGGAGGAGATGGTCGCGAACATCGAGCCCGGCAACCCCGGCAACCCCGGCAACCCTCGCGGTCCGGAGCGCTGA
- a CDS encoding YhgE/Pip domain-containing protein — protein sequence MRSPKLAALELKRFGRGPLPMGALISVLLLPLLYGALYLASFWDPYSRLDRIPVALVNDDKGATASGKKLTAGDEITEGLLDSKVFKWHQVSDAEAREGVEDGRYYLSLTMPTDFSERIASNSGDSPETSALEVRTNDANNYIVGQISRSVFSEVRKSASQNASRSILDKIFISFSDIHDATEKAANGADELKGGIGKAKRGSEDLANGLGSAKTGSGELKGGIVRLNEGAGDLEKGAREVAGGTQKLADRVNGIAGAIRPYFKDNGKSIGDTARLVEDSARATQRHLDDLVEQAPLAAAASRKSADLLAGYYDERCDGALPPDKSLCDVLGHAKTDAADVAEIGADINQLVKDNDSDLRKLDSQLDTLQTQARKLAESAPRLDEDVEQAVRDINRLNSGAQQVAQGADRIHTGLGSAQTGSADLDSGVGRLWTGAQDLDGGMFKLVDGSSELAGGLNEGVAKIPDYGKDERDRRTEVMSDPVQLASQSLHKASNYGTGFAPYFIPLSLWVGAMVAYMLIQPLNRRALAAGSPAWRIALAGWLPVAAIGLVQVGALMSVLHWGLGLEMAHAAGTLGFLVLTVLCFAAIIQWLNARFGAAGRILVLAMLMLQLTSAGGTYPVQTSPGFFNAIHPYLPMTYVVESLRRLITGGDTGSVWGACAVLLAFTAGALALSSLAARGKQVWTFDRLHPELSM from the coding sequence ATGCGCTCGCCGAAACTGGCCGCGCTTGAGCTGAAGCGTTTCGGCAGGGGGCCGCTGCCGATGGGTGCGCTGATCTCGGTACTCCTGCTGCCGCTGCTCTACGGCGCCCTCTATCTGGCGTCGTTCTGGGACCCCTACAGCCGCCTCGACCGGATACCCGTGGCACTCGTCAACGACGACAAGGGAGCCACCGCCTCGGGCAAGAAGCTCACCGCTGGTGACGAGATCACCGAAGGCCTGCTCGACAGCAAGGTCTTCAAGTGGCACCAGGTGAGCGATGCCGAGGCCCGCGAGGGCGTGGAGGACGGGAGGTACTACCTCTCGTTGACCATGCCCACCGACTTCAGCGAGCGGATCGCCTCCAACTCCGGCGACTCGCCGGAGACCAGCGCCCTGGAAGTGCGTACCAACGACGCCAACAACTACATCGTCGGGCAGATATCCCGCTCGGTGTTCTCCGAGGTCCGCAAGTCCGCGTCGCAGAACGCCTCCCGGTCGATCCTCGACAAGATCTTCATCTCCTTCTCCGACATCCACGACGCGACGGAGAAGGCCGCGAACGGCGCCGACGAGCTCAAGGGCGGCATCGGCAAGGCCAAGAGGGGTTCCGAGGACCTCGCCAACGGCCTCGGCAGCGCCAAGACCGGCAGCGGCGAGCTCAAGGGCGGCATCGTCCGCCTCAACGAGGGAGCGGGCGACCTGGAGAAGGGCGCCAGGGAGGTCGCGGGCGGCACACAGAAGCTGGCCGACCGTGTGAACGGCATCGCCGGCGCCATCCGCCCGTACTTCAAGGACAACGGCAAGTCGATCGGCGACACCGCACGCCTGGTCGAGGACTCCGCCCGGGCCACCCAGCGGCACCTGGACGACCTCGTGGAGCAGGCTCCGCTGGCCGCCGCCGCGTCACGCAAGAGCGCGGACCTCCTGGCCGGGTACTACGACGAGCGGTGCGACGGCGCCCTACCGCCCGACAAGAGCCTGTGCGACGTCCTGGGCCACGCCAAGACCGACGCCGCGGATGTCGCCGAGATCGGCGCCGACATCAACCAGCTGGTCAAGGACAACGACAGCGACCTGAGGAAGCTGGACTCCCAACTGGACACCCTGCAGACGCAGGCCAGGAAGCTCGCCGAGAGCGCCCCTCGCCTGGACGAGGACGTGGAGCAGGCCGTCCGCGACATCAACCGGCTCAACTCCGGCGCGCAGCAGGTGGCCCAGGGCGCGGACCGGATCCACACCGGTCTCGGCAGCGCGCAGACGGGCTCCGCCGACCTCGACTCCGGGGTCGGGCGGCTGTGGACCGGTGCCCAGGATCTCGACGGCGGGATGTTCAAGCTGGTCGATGGCTCGTCCGAGCTGGCCGGCGGCCTCAACGAGGGCGTGGCCAAGATCCCCGACTACGGCAAGGACGAGCGCGACCGCCGTACGGAGGTCATGTCCGACCCCGTCCAGCTCGCGTCCCAGTCACTGCACAAGGCGTCCAACTACGGCACCGGCTTCGCCCCGTACTTCATCCCGCTCTCCCTGTGGGTGGGCGCGATGGTCGCCTACATGCTGATCCAGCCGCTCAACCGTCGCGCTCTCGCTGCGGGGTCGCCTGCCTGGCGCATCGCGCTCGCGGGCTGGCTTCCGGTCGCCGCCATCGGCCTGGTCCAGGTCGGTGCCCTGATGTCGGTGCTGCACTGGGGGCTGGGGCTCGAGATGGCCCACGCGGCCGGCACGCTCGGGTTCCTGGTGCTGACCGTGCTCTGCTTCGCCGCGATCATCCAATGGCTCAACGCCCGCTTCGGCGCGGCGGGCCGGATTCTCGTGCTCGCCATGCTGATGCTCCAGCTGACCTCGGCCGGGGGCACATATCCCGTCCAGACCAGCCCCGGCTTCTTCAACGCCATCCACCCCTACCTGCCGATGACATACGTGGTGGAGTCCCTGCGTCGGCTCATCACGGGTGGCGACACCGGATCGGTCTGGGGAGCCTGCGCCGTACTGCTGGCCTTCACCGCCGGGGCGCTGGCGCTCTCCTCGCTCGCCGCTCGGGGCAAGCAGGTGTGGACGTTCGACCGCCTGCACCCCGAGCTGAGCATGTGA
- a CDS encoding DUF3488 and transglutaminase-like domain-containing protein translates to MSGRTRLALCAFAATVLASGALSPLVEPATWILLAALLVGVQSGIGALTRRVPLARPLTVAVQAVVAVLLLTLCFAREQALLGVVPGPDAWMHFGDLLSSGVADVGRYAAPAPATEGIKLMLVGGVLLIGLLVDALAVTFRSAAPAGLPLLALYSVAAALSGGDASWLWFLLAATGYLLLLLAEGRDRLSQWGRVFGGTPQAASRTAGGLEPSGGGPQAPVRTGRRIGVLALGVALAVPAMLPALNGGLLGGVGDGPGAGSGGGGEISAVNPVVTLQDTLNQPEKREWLKYKTNAPDVSGMYLRLMALNQFDGDSWKFSKRPVTDIPEELPTPDGLSDSVATTEVRTNISVAGSYRQGWLPMPFPAAKVEVGGKWRFDPARRTIIGDHGQTTSGLQYKVTSLVVNPTREQLAAAPRAPEAVLKEYTQVPRELPADVRETALRVTAGASNDYERAVRLQEWFATKGGFRYSTRVDSGGGVEGISRFLKSKQGFCVHFSFSMAAMARSMGIPARVAVGFTPGSPVTGGAISVTNRDAHAWPELYFEGAGWTRFEPTPTRGSAPDYTQSQTPSDTPSAPAQPDPSSPSAAPAAPSGSPSCSAQDQRLGECGAAAPKDTTGTTDQGPSFQAVLGWSLVAVAVVLVPLMPMLWRLRARARRLGSDRHVRTSGKTPGRTPGTADAPLVEPDANSTALQGEPDAPAAGARTLAAWREVCDSAWDHGIPPDDSLTPRKTAARIVRLGRLDGSGARDAADAVHRMAGAVEQVLYAPAPGPVSGLADDVRRVRSGLSAQASRGIRLRALLLPRSSVRIVWALAERWAGVTEQWAATRDRFLAPVASRLRRLVRHGG, encoded by the coding sequence ATGAGTGGTCGCACACGGCTGGCCCTGTGTGCCTTCGCCGCCACGGTGCTGGCCTCCGGCGCCCTGTCGCCACTGGTCGAACCGGCGACCTGGATCCTGCTCGCGGCACTCCTGGTGGGCGTGCAGAGCGGGATCGGCGCTCTGACCCGCCGGGTGCCGCTGGCCAGGCCGCTGACGGTGGCCGTACAGGCCGTCGTGGCCGTGCTGCTGCTCACGCTGTGCTTCGCACGGGAGCAGGCGCTGCTCGGGGTGGTTCCGGGCCCGGACGCTTGGATGCACTTCGGCGATCTGCTGTCGTCGGGAGTAGCGGACGTCGGCCGCTACGCGGCCCCGGCGCCGGCCACCGAGGGCATCAAACTCATGCTGGTCGGCGGTGTGCTGCTGATCGGTCTCCTGGTGGACGCGCTCGCGGTGACCTTCCGCAGCGCCGCCCCGGCCGGTCTGCCCCTGCTGGCGCTGTACTCGGTGGCCGCGGCGCTGTCCGGTGGCGATGCCAGCTGGCTCTGGTTCCTGCTCGCGGCTACCGGCTATCTACTGCTCCTACTCGCGGAGGGCAGGGACCGGCTGTCGCAGTGGGGCAGGGTCTTCGGTGGTACGCCGCAGGCCGCGAGCCGCACGGCGGGCGGGCTCGAACCAAGTGGTGGCGGGCCGCAGGCGCCGGTGCGCACCGGTCGCAGGATCGGTGTGCTCGCCCTCGGGGTGGCACTGGCCGTCCCCGCCATGCTTCCCGCGCTGAACGGCGGGCTGCTGGGCGGAGTGGGCGACGGGCCAGGGGCAGGCAGCGGGGGCGGCGGTGAGATCAGCGCGGTCAACCCGGTGGTGACCCTCCAGGACACGCTCAACCAGCCCGAGAAGCGCGAGTGGCTGAAGTACAAGACCAACGCCCCCGACGTCAGCGGCATGTATCTGCGGCTGATGGCGCTGAACCAGTTCGACGGGGACTCCTGGAAGTTCTCCAAGCGTCCGGTGACCGACATCCCCGAAGAGCTGCCCACGCCCGACGGCCTCAGTGACTCCGTGGCGACCACCGAGGTGCGTACGAACATCTCGGTCGCCGGTTCCTACCGGCAGGGTTGGCTTCCGATGCCGTTTCCCGCGGCGAAGGTGGAGGTCGGCGGCAAGTGGCGGTTCGACCCGGCCCGCAGGACGATCATCGGCGACCACGGGCAGACCACGAGCGGACTGCAGTACAAGGTCACCAGTCTGGTGGTGAATCCGACCCGTGAGCAGCTCGCCGCCGCGCCCAGGGCTCCCGAGGCGGTGCTGAAGGAATACACCCAGGTGCCTCGGGAGCTGCCCGCCGACGTGCGGGAGACCGCCCTGCGGGTGACCGCGGGCGCGTCGAACGACTACGAGCGGGCGGTGAGACTCCAGGAGTGGTTCGCGACGAAGGGCGGCTTCAGGTACTCGACCCGGGTGGATTCGGGCGGTGGGGTCGAGGGGATCTCCCGGTTCCTGAAGAGCAAGCAGGGATTCTGCGTCCACTTCTCGTTCTCGATGGCCGCGATGGCCCGCTCGATGGGCATCCCCGCACGGGTCGCCGTCGGCTTCACTCCCGGTTCGCCAGTGACGGGCGGGGCGATATCGGTCACCAATCGCGACGCCCATGCCTGGCCGGAGCTGTACTTCGAGGGCGCCGGATGGACCCGCTTCGAACCCACTCCCACACGCGGCAGCGCTCCGGACTACACGCAGTCGCAGACGCCGTCCGACACGCCCAGTGCCCCGGCGCAACCCGATCCGAGCAGTCCGTCGGCCGCTCCGGCCGCCCCGTCCGGCTCGCCGAGCTGCTCGGCCCAAGACCAGCGGCTTGGGGAGTGCGGTGCCGCGGCCCCCAAGGACACAACGGGAACCACTGACCAGGGTCCCTCGTTCCAGGCGGTCCTGGGGTGGAGCCTCGTCGCGGTCGCGGTCGTGCTCGTACCGCTGATGCCGATGCTGTGGCGGCTGAGAGCGAGGGCGCGCAGGCTCGGTTCGGACCGGCATGTCCGTACGTCGGGGAAGACGCCCGGACGGACCCCCGGGACTGCCGACGCGCCGCTGGTGGAGCCGGACGCGAACTCGACCGCCTTGCAGGGCGAGCCGGACGCCCCGGCAGCTGGCGCGCGGACCTTGGCCGCCTGGCGGGAGGTCTGCGATTCGGCCTGGGACCACGGCATTCCCCCGGACGATTCGCTGACGCCGCGCAAGACCGCGGCGCGAATCGTCCGGCTCGGGCGCCTGGACGGCAGCGGCGCGAGAGACGCAGCCGACGCCGTCCACCGGATGGCCGGGGCTGTGGAGCAGGTGCTGTACGCACCGGCCCCGGGTCCGGTGTCCGGGCTCGCGGACGATGTGCGGCGGGTCCGCTCCGGACTGTCCGCCCAGGCGAGCCGTGGCATCCGTCTTCGGGCTCTGTTGCTGCCGCGCTCATCCGTGCGGATCGTATGGGCGCTGGCCGAGCGGTGGGCCGGGGTGACCGAGCAGTGGGCAGCCACTCGCGACCGGTTCCTCGCCCCTGTGGCCAGCCGACTCCGCCGACTCGTACGCCATGGCGGCTGA